AATCAGCCAGAACATCATATCCAGCAGCTGATTGAGAATTTCACTGATCGAAGTCAGAACAATAAAGAGCAACCCAAACTCGCGATCGGTCAGCAGTCCGATCAGGAATACGAAAATGCCGTAGATCACCAGCGCGGTAATAATCGCCGCCCAGTCCCAGCGTCCTTTGGTCGGCATGGCTTTGTTAGCCGCTGCACACAGTGGGTTGGTCACTTTGGCGATAAAGGTGACGACCGGGTGGTTCCAGTCCGCATAAGTCGCACGCATCAGGAAGCGCAGCATCAGAGCGAAAATCACCAGTCCGACGGTGAACTGAAGTAAAAAAAGGCCTCCCTGGCCTAAAGGGGATGTCATTTCCATCAGGCGTCGCCTCCCAGTTCGTCTGCCAGTTCTTGGGCGCGCTGATAGGCGTCCGTCATAGCGCCTTCAACGATCTCGCGCAACTGTTTGCTCTCGAAATGTTCGATCGCTTTTTGTGTGGTGCCGTTCGGCGAGGTGACATTGGCACGCAATTGCGCGCAGTCCTGATG
The genomic region above belongs to Thiomicrorhabdus xiamenensis and contains:
- a CDS encoding YggT family protein → MEMTSPLGQGGLFLLQFTVGLVIFALMLRFLMRATYADWNHPVVTFIAKVTNPLCAAANKAMPTKGRWDWAAIITALVIYGIFVFLIGLLTDREFGLLFIVLTSISEILNQLLDMMFWLIIIQVILSWVSPQPNPNTIIFIQMTQPILEPFRRLIPPISGLDLSPIAAIVAIKLVQYVIVGYITLAAQSMIGMPG